A genomic stretch from Chryseobacterium sp. SNU WT5 includes:
- a CDS encoding vWA domain-containing protein, with amino-acid sequence MNKVNARLMTNKDLNFGKGFTFTKHTPKEVSHFDRVFDVFKDLLTHTSGDIEEAFEWLDMLDKEYDIFTDEYSLEDFEEDLKKRGYIKEENEDEEGNSGTGKGKNVLTAKLEAALREYALDQIFGKLKKSGIGNHTTKKVGMGDERDGENRSFQYGDDLSTVNMTESLKNAQINNGISDLRLTEDDLIVEETKHKAQMSTVLMIDISHSMILYGEDRITPAKKVAMALVELIKRKYPKDSIDIIVFGNEAWPIKIKDLPYLKVGPYHTNTVAGLELAMDILRRKRNTNKQIFMITDGKPSCIKLPSGEFYMNSNGLDEMIVSQCLNKAAQARKLKIPITTFMIAQDPYLRKFVEAFTAQNQGKAFLTGLSALGEMIFEDYEKNRIKRI; translated from the coding sequence ATGAATAAAGTAAACGCGAGATTGATGACAAATAAAGATTTAAACTTTGGTAAAGGTTTTACTTTCACTAAACATACCCCAAAAGAAGTATCACACTTTGACCGGGTTTTCGACGTATTCAAAGATCTTCTAACCCATACATCTGGCGACATTGAAGAAGCTTTTGAGTGGCTCGATATGCTGGATAAAGAATATGATATTTTCACCGATGAATATTCTCTTGAAGATTTTGAAGAAGATCTAAAAAAACGTGGATATATCAAAGAGGAAAACGAGGACGAAGAAGGAAACTCAGGTACTGGAAAAGGAAAAAATGTTCTCACTGCAAAGTTGGAAGCAGCATTACGTGAATATGCATTAGATCAGATATTCGGTAAACTCAAAAAGAGTGGTATCGGCAATCACACTACTAAAAAAGTAGGTATGGGTGATGAAAGGGATGGTGAAAACCGATCTTTTCAATATGGAGATGACCTATCGACCGTGAATATGACCGAAAGTCTTAAAAATGCGCAAATCAATAATGGTATCTCGGACCTACGATTAACCGAAGACGATCTTATTGTAGAAGAAACGAAGCACAAAGCACAAATGAGTACCGTGTTGATGATCGACATCAGTCACTCTATGATTTTGTATGGTGAAGACCGTATTACGCCTGCGAAGAAAGTAGCGATGGCCTTAGTAGAATTAATCAAGAGAAAGTATCCCAAAGATTCCATCGATATTATTGTATTTGGAAATGAAGCCTGGCCTATTAAAATCAAAGATCTACCCTATCTTAAAGTGGGACCATACCATACCAACACTGTTGCGGGATTAGAATTAGCTATGGATATTCTGCGTAGAAAAAGAAATACCAATAAGCAGATTTTTATGATTACCGACGGCAAACCAAGTTGCATCAAACTGCCAAGCGGCGAGTTTTATATGAATAGCAATGGCTTGGATGAAATGATTGTATCTCAGTGTTTGAACAAAGCAGCACAAGCTCGAAAACTAAAAATCCCAATCACCACTTTTATGATTGCTCAAGATCCATATCTGCGCAAATTTGTGGAAGCCTTTACCGCTCAAAACCAAGGTAAGGCATTTCTGACTGGACTCTCTGCTTTAGGGGAAATGATTTTTGAAGACTATGAAAAAAATAGAATAAAGAGAATTTAG
- a CDS encoding sigma 54-interacting transcriptional regulator gives MKNDITFKELKDSGYTDRTISQEIQANLIAKIKAKESVFEGLWGYEDTVVPQLKKAILAGHHINLLGLRGQAKTRIARSMVSLLDEYMPIVKGSEINDSPFHPISKYSRDLIAESGDETMISWVHRSSRFFEKLATPDVNVADLIGDIDPIKAATLKLPYSDERVLHYGMIPRANRCIFVLNELPDLQARIQVSLFNILQEGDIQIRGFQLRMPLDIQFIFTANPEDYTNRGSIVTPLKDRIGSQIFTHYPKTIALAKQITEQEAKISPEDQAQIQVPSLAKDLLEEVAFAARDSEYVDAKSGVSARLTISAMENLIAAAKLRLIESDSEKTTVRLIDFLSIIPSITGKIELVYEGEQEGADHVAKILIDKAIMVQFDSIFPRIPKLEKESIKTPYTDLISWFNKNTLELNHTDTDKEFYANLSTVRPLTALVEEYANDLSKDDQNFCKELVLWALTINNKLDKSQNETAFKYDSAGIGQYFRS, from the coding sequence ATGAAAAACGATATTACATTTAAAGAACTGAAAGATTCGGGTTACACCGACCGAACGATCAGCCAAGAAATTCAAGCAAATCTAATTGCCAAAATTAAAGCAAAAGAATCAGTATTTGAAGGGCTTTGGGGTTACGAAGATACCGTAGTTCCGCAATTAAAGAAAGCTATTCTTGCGGGACATCATATCAATTTACTTGGATTACGTGGACAGGCAAAAACCAGAATTGCCAGGAGTATGGTGAGTTTATTGGATGAATATATGCCGATTGTAAAAGGATCCGAGATTAACGACAGTCCCTTCCACCCTATCTCAAAATATTCCCGAGATCTTATCGCGGAAAGTGGTGACGAAACCATGATTTCGTGGGTGCACCGCTCTAGCCGTTTCTTTGAAAAGCTGGCGACACCCGACGTAAATGTGGCAGATTTAATTGGCGACATTGATCCTATAAAAGCTGCAACCTTAAAGTTACCTTATTCTGATGAACGCGTTTTACATTATGGAATGATTCCGCGAGCAAACCGTTGCATATTTGTCCTCAACGAACTACCCGATCTGCAAGCACGAATTCAAGTTTCGTTATTTAATATTTTACAGGAAGGTGATATTCAGATTCGTGGATTTCAATTGAGAATGCCGCTGGATATTCAATTTATATTTACTGCCAATCCAGAAGATTATACCAATAGAGGAAGTATTGTTACCCCTTTGAAAGACAGAATTGGTTCTCAGATATTCACTCATTATCCAAAAACCATCGCCCTTGCCAAACAAATTACGGAGCAGGAAGCAAAAATTTCACCAGAAGATCAGGCGCAAATCCAAGTTCCAAGCCTAGCAAAAGATCTCTTGGAAGAAGTTGCCTTTGCAGCTCGCGACAGTGAATATGTAGATGCTAAAAGTGGCGTAAGTGCTCGATTAACAATCAGTGCCATGGAAAATTTAATAGCAGCAGCAAAATTGCGGTTAATAGAGTCAGATTCTGAGAAAACGACTGTTCGTTTGATTGATTTCTTGTCGATTATCCCATCCATCACAGGTAAGATTGAACTTGTTTACGAGGGTGAGCAAGAAGGTGCAGACCATGTAGCCAAAATATTAATTGACAAAGCGATCATGGTGCAGTTTGATTCTATTTTTCCACGCATTCCAAAATTAGAAAAAGAAAGCATTAAAACACCTTACACGGATTTGATTTCTTGGTTTAACAAAAACACCCTTGAACTCAACCATACAGACACAGACAAAGAATTTTACGCTAATTTAAGCACGGTGAGGCCGTTAACCGCTTTGGTAGAAGAGTATGCCAATGACTTAAGCAAGGATGATCAAAATTTCTGCAAGGAATTGGTTTTATGGGCTTTAACAATAAACAACAAATTGGATAAGTCACAAAATGAAACTGCTTTTAAGTACGACTCTGCAGGCATAGGCCAGTATTTTCGAAGTTAG
- a CDS encoding carboxymuconolactone decarboxylase family protein, with translation METRINISKVDPKAYEAMIGLEKYLMQSGLDKTLYELIKTRASQINGCAYCLNMHTRDAMELGETPQRLFLLDAWRETKLFTDKERAVLALTESMTLLSNGQVTDDIYKNAETHLTPNELAAVIMAVVAINGWNRIAITTRTLLD, from the coding sequence ATGGAAACCAGAATAAATATATCAAAAGTAGACCCGAAAGCCTACGAAGCCATGATTGGCTTGGAGAAATATCTTATGCAAAGCGGCTTGGATAAAACGCTGTATGAACTTATTAAAACAAGAGCTTCCCAAATCAATGGCTGCGCATATTGTCTTAACATGCACACTAGAGATGCTATGGAGCTTGGTGAAACACCTCAACGGTTATTTTTATTAGACGCCTGGAGAGAAACAAAACTTTTTACAGACAAAGAAAGAGCGGTTTTAGCCTTAACAGAATCCATGACTTTGCTTTCAAACGGTCAAGTTACAGATGATATTTACAAAAATGCGGAAACTCATTTAACACCAAATGAACTGGCGGCAGTAATCATGGCAGTAGTCGCGATTAACGGCTGGAACCGGATAGCAATCACTACAAGAACGCTTCTGGATTAG
- a CDS encoding pyridoxal phosphate-dependent decarboxylase family protein: MNTEELLLKLTELNELSQQLITPEEERLEMLSTVTNYANQFIKELDTVKAYHQKEPHSLEITNQKKSLTELLDLYQKQVVETGINAASGKHMGYIPGGGVFTVALADFIAAITNPFASVHYASPGATTIENEVINWLKTTFLFPESSVGCLSSGGSISTLIAFTAARDHHKVKNEFIQKNVVYLSEQVHHSSQKALRIIGLEDIIIRYVSLDHNHKIKTKSLEDLIQKDIAAGLQPFMVVATAGTTDTGTIDPLDEIAKISRNYKMWFHVDAAYGGFFIMTSKKELFKGIEKADSLIIDPHKGLFIPYGVGAVLVKNSDAVLHSNYYTANYMQDGANEEMLKSPANISPELTKHFRGLRVWLPLQMHGIDPLIACLEEKLLLVHYFRNQLAELGFHLGPEPDLSISYFYYPFETDADQKNKKLMDEIHANGSVFLSSSIIDKRFVIRIAILAFRTKKETVDEAVEMIKKCLHKVK; the protein is encoded by the coding sequence GTGAATACCGAAGAACTCCTATTAAAACTAACTGAATTAAACGAATTAAGTCAGCAACTAATCACTCCTGAAGAGGAGCGATTAGAAATGCTAAGCACTGTGACCAATTATGCTAATCAGTTTATAAAGGAACTTGATACCGTTAAAGCTTATCACCAGAAAGAGCCCCATTCTTTAGAAATTACGAATCAAAAAAAATCGTTGACTGAACTTTTAGACTTGTATCAGAAGCAAGTTGTAGAAACAGGCATTAACGCAGCTTCTGGAAAACATATGGGATATATTCCAGGAGGTGGAGTTTTTACTGTAGCGCTGGCCGATTTTATTGCTGCTATTACCAATCCATTTGCAAGTGTTCATTATGCCTCGCCGGGTGCAACCACTATTGAAAATGAAGTAATCAATTGGTTAAAAACTACCTTTCTATTTCCAGAGAGTTCAGTAGGTTGTTTATCTTCTGGCGGGTCAATTTCTACTTTGATTGCATTTACTGCTGCCCGTGATCATCATAAAGTAAAGAATGAATTCATTCAGAAAAACGTAGTCTATTTAAGTGAACAGGTACACCATTCCAGCCAAAAAGCCTTGCGGATTATTGGTTTAGAAGATATTATTATTCGATATGTTTCTTTAGACCACAATCACAAAATAAAAACAAAATCTTTAGAAGACCTGATCCAGAAAGATATTGCTGCCGGACTTCAACCCTTTATGGTCGTTGCAACCGCAGGAACTACAGATACAGGAACGATCGATCCTTTGGATGAAATTGCTAAAATCTCCAGGAATTATAAAATGTGGTTTCACGTAGATGCCGCGTACGGAGGCTTTTTCATCATGACTTCAAAAAAAGAACTTTTCAAGGGTATTGAAAAAGCAGATTCATTGATCATTGATCCACACAAAGGATTGTTTATTCCTTATGGTGTAGGAGCTGTACTAGTCAAGAACAGCGATGCTGTTTTGCACTCTAACTATTATACAGCCAATTATATGCAAGACGGAGCAAATGAAGAAATGCTCAAAAGCCCTGCAAATATTTCTCCAGAATTGACAAAACATTTTAGAGGCCTTCGCGTATGGTTACCTTTACAAATGCATGGAATTGATCCACTTATTGCTTGTCTGGAGGAAAAATTATTACTGGTTCATTATTTTAGAAATCAACTTGCGGAACTTGGCTTTCATTTAGGACCAGAACCCGACTTGTCAATTAGTTATTTTTATTATCCTTTTGAAACCGATGCTGATCAAAAAAACAAAAAGTTAATGGATGAAATACATGCTAATGGCTCTGTGTTTTTAAGCTCATCCATTATTGACAAACGTTTTGTAATAAGAATCGCTATCCTGGCATTCAGAACAAAAAAAGAAACTGTTGATGAAGCAGTAGAAATGATTAAAAAATGTCTACATAAAGTGAAATAA
- a CDS encoding metal ABC transporter permease, giving the protein MSSAQLEIQLIASLVAIACAIPGTFLVLRKMAMISDAISHSILPGIVVGFFITQDLNSPLLILLAALTGVLTVVLVEKIQQTKLVKEDTAIGLVFPALFSIGVIMIAKYANDVHLDIDAVLLGELAFTPFDRIYYDGLDLGPKSLWVIGVILVLTLTLLFAFYKELKMSTFDAGLATSLGFSPAIIHYGLMSVASVTTVGAFDAVGAILVVALMIAPAASAYLLTTNLTKMIVLACFFGVFSAIAGYWAANYLDASIAGSIATMLGVVFFIVYLFAPSKGLIAVLYREKQQRIEVSLITFILHLKNHQEVEERHVNHLNEHINWQKVRSKTVLNLGLKNNLFIIDNDVVSLTEKGNEFTIKAIDYIITNEDAQIEDMKDDFFLFRG; this is encoded by the coding sequence ATGAGTAGTGCCCAATTAGAAATACAGTTGATCGCCAGTTTAGTTGCGATTGCCTGCGCCATCCCGGGAACGTTTTTGGTGCTGCGGAAAATGGCCATGATAAGCGATGCCATCAGTCATTCCATTTTACCTGGAATTGTAGTTGGGTTTTTTATCACTCAGGATTTGAATTCGCCATTACTTATTCTACTAGCCGCTTTGACTGGAGTATTGACCGTTGTTTTGGTCGAAAAAATTCAACAGACAAAACTGGTCAAAGAAGATACCGCTATCGGTTTGGTTTTTCCGGCGCTGTTCAGTATCGGTGTTATCATGATTGCAAAATATGCCAATGATGTGCATCTCGATATTGATGCCGTGCTTTTAGGGGAATTGGCTTTTACGCCGTTCGATCGTATTTATTACGATGGATTGGATCTAGGTCCGAAATCATTGTGGGTGATCGGAGTTATTTTGGTGCTGACACTCACGCTTTTATTTGCCTTTTATAAAGAATTGAAGATGAGTACTTTTGATGCAGGACTAGCTACTTCTTTAGGCTTTTCGCCAGCCATCATTCATTACGGTTTAATGAGTGTGGCTTCGGTAACGACTGTTGGTGCTTTTGATGCCGTTGGAGCAATTTTGGTCGTGGCCTTAATGATTGCGCCAGCAGCTTCGGCTTATTTGCTGACGACCAACTTAACCAAAATGATTGTGTTGGCTTGTTTCTTTGGAGTCTTCAGTGCGATTGCAGGTTATTGGGCTGCTAATTATCTGGATGCGTCCATCGCGGGAAGTATTGCCACGATGTTGGGTGTGGTCTTTTTTATCGTGTACTTATTTGCACCAAGCAAAGGTTTAATTGCGGTGTTATATCGTGAAAAACAACAGCGTATTGAAGTTTCTTTAATCACTTTTATTCTGCATCTTAAAAATCATCAAGAAGTAGAAGAACGTCATGTCAATCACCTTAATGAACATATCAACTGGCAAAAAGTCCGCAGCAAAACGGTCCTCAATTTGGGATTAAAAAACAACTTGTTCATCATTGATAACGACGTTGTTTCTCTGACGGAAAAAGGAAATGAATTCACTATCAAAGCCATCGATTACATCATCACCAATGAAGATGCACAAATTGAAGATATGAAGGATGATTTCTTTTTGTTTCGGGGGTAA
- a CDS encoding metal ABC transporter permease yields the protein MDILEYIKLVFSDYTLRTITLGTAILGGVTGMLGSFAVLRKQSLLGDAISHAALPGIALAFLITGSKDTNVLLIGALISGLVGTFWIRGITTKTHLKSDTALGLILSVFFGFGILLLTFIQKQPNANQAGLDKYLFGQAATLVESDVWLMSIITGLCLIVLLLFWKEFKILLFDKDYAHTLGFNVKFIDILITTFIVLAIVLGLQTVGVVLMSAMLLAPAAAARQWTNSLGIMVFLAAIIGAAAGVFGTAISSTQNNLSTGPVIVLVASVFVLFSFIFSPKRGLLFRQIRLIQNRNDLELQKTLTFMYHIVEDHEDVSHPHAIKILNNFQGYSRKGLQKLVSKNYVILQGEMWSLTPEGVEAATNMYNQNLKDE from the coding sequence ATGGATATACTAGAATACATAAAACTCGTTTTTAGTGATTACACCTTACGTACTATCACATTGGGAACTGCCATTTTGGGTGGAGTCACTGGAATGTTGGGAAGTTTTGCGGTCTTGCGGAAACAGAGTTTATTAGGCGATGCTATTTCTCACGCTGCCTTACCTGGAATTGCCTTGGCTTTTTTAATTACGGGTTCCAAAGACACGAATGTTCTTTTAATTGGAGCCTTGATCAGTGGACTTGTCGGGACTTTTTGGATTCGGGGAATTACGACAAAGACCCATTTAAAATCAGATACTGCTTTAGGATTAATCCTTTCCGTCTTCTTTGGATTCGGAATTTTATTGTTGACTTTTATTCAGAAACAACCCAATGCCAATCAAGCTGGGTTAGACAAATATCTGTTCGGTCAAGCTGCCACTTTGGTAGAAAGCGATGTTTGGTTAATGAGTATTATCACTGGTTTATGTTTGATCGTTCTGTTGCTGTTCTGGAAAGAATTTAAAATTTTACTTTTTGATAAAGATTATGCGCATACTTTAGGTTTTAATGTCAAGTTTATCGACATTTTAATTACGACTTTTATTGTGTTGGCGATAGTCTTAGGTTTGCAAACCGTTGGGGTAGTTTTAATGAGCGCCATGCTTTTAGCACCTGCCGCTGCCGCCAGACAATGGACGAATAGTTTAGGGATAATGGTTTTTCTGGCCGCAATTATAGGGGCTGCCGCAGGAGTTTTCGGAACCGCAATCAGCTCAACCCAAAATAATTTATCAACGGGACCTGTGATTGTGTTAGTCGCTTCCGTTTTTGTACTCTTTTCTTTTATATTTTCTCCCAAGCGAGGACTTTTATTCAGACAAATAAGATTGATTCAGAACCGAAACGATTTAGAATTACAAAAAACCTTAACCTTTATGTATCATATTGTGGAAGATCATGAAGATGTTTCGCATCCGCACGCTATTAAAATTTTGAATAATTTCCAGGGATATAGCCGAAAAGGTCTGCAAAAGTTAGTGAGCAAAAATTATGTGATCTTACAGGGAGAAATGTGGAGTCTGACTCCGGAAGGCGTAGAAGCTGCGACTAATATGTATAACCAAAACCTGAAGGATGAGTAG
- a CDS encoding metal ABC transporter ATP-binding protein yields MEKIAVKVDDLTVAYNYKPVLWDIDLQIPEGVLMAIVGPNGAGKSTLIKAILGILKPIAGSVTIFDKPYDSQRKKVAYVPQKGSVDWDFPTTALDVVMMGTYGSLGWIKRPGASEKKKALEALEKVGMLSFKSRQISQLSGGQQQRIFLARALVQDAEIYFMDEPFQGVDATTEVAIINILKELRKANKTVVVVHHDLQTVPEYFDWVTFLNVKKIATGPVKDIFNDDNLTKTYGINYKVSIQK; encoded by the coding sequence ATGGAAAAAATAGCAGTTAAAGTAGATGATCTCACGGTAGCTTACAACTACAAACCTGTACTTTGGGATATTGATTTACAAATTCCGGAAGGAGTTTTGATGGCGATCGTGGGGCCAAATGGTGCCGGGAAATCAACCTTAATCAAAGCCATTCTAGGAATTCTAAAACCTATCGCAGGCAGCGTTACTATTTTTGATAAACCGTATGATTCTCAGCGCAAAAAAGTCGCTTATGTTCCCCAAAAAGGGAGTGTCGACTGGGATTTTCCAACCACAGCACTAGACGTGGTCATGATGGGAACTTATGGAAGTTTGGGTTGGATTAAACGTCCGGGAGCATCTGAGAAGAAAAAAGCTTTGGAAGCACTCGAGAAAGTCGGAATGCTTTCTTTTAAAAGTCGGCAAATCAGCCAGCTTTCTGGTGGTCAACAACAAAGAATTTTCTTAGCACGCGCTTTGGTTCAGGATGCAGAAATTTATTTTATGGATGAACCTTTTCAAGGGGTTGATGCAACTACTGAAGTAGCGATTATCAATATTTTAAAAGAACTTCGAAAAGCCAATAAAACAGTAGTGGTCGTTCATCATGATCTGCAAACAGTCCCAGAATATTTTGATTGGGTGACTTTTTTAAATGTGAAGAAAATTGCGACTGGTCCGGTCAAAGATATTTTCAACGATGATAATTTAACCAAGACTTACGGCATCAACTACAAAGTGAGTATTCAGAAATAA
- a CDS encoding metal ABC transporter solute-binding protein, Zn/Mn family, which produces MKQYILIAFLSVFLIGCKDTKPQDDKFHIVTTTSMITDLVENIGGDKVVVQGLMGAGVDPHLYKASEGDVSKLSNADMILYGGLHLEGKLVEVFEKMQKQNIKTVAVSDALDKKDLIGSTLFASNYDPHIWFDVTNWGKITVFVADQLSKARPEHKAVFQANAKAYLLKLKALKEEIEAEIATLPVEKRRLVTAHDAFSYFGRAYQFDVVGLQGLSTATEAGVQDVQKTAAYIIDHKVKAVFIESSVPKRTVEALQAAVNSKNHNVVIGGTLFSDALGNPGTPEGTYIGMFKFNVHTIVNSLK; this is translated from the coding sequence ATGAAACAATATATACTTATCGCTTTTTTAAGCGTTTTTCTAATTGGTTGTAAGGACACCAAACCCCAAGACGACAAATTCCACATTGTAACTACAACTTCCATGATTACTGATCTCGTAGAAAATATTGGCGGTGACAAAGTGGTGGTGCAGGGTTTGATGGGTGCCGGAGTTGATCCGCATCTTTACAAAGCCAGTGAAGGCGACGTTTCAAAACTTTCTAATGCCGATATGATTCTGTATGGTGGTTTGCATCTGGAAGGCAAATTAGTGGAGGTTTTTGAGAAAATGCAAAAACAAAATATTAAAACAGTGGCTGTTTCAGATGCTTTGGATAAAAAAGATCTGATTGGTTCCACTCTTTTTGCGTCGAACTACGATCCACATATTTGGTTTGATGTGACCAACTGGGGAAAAATTACTGTGTTTGTCGCAGATCAGCTTTCAAAAGCGCGACCAGAACATAAAGCGGTTTTTCAAGCTAATGCGAAAGCCTATTTGCTAAAATTAAAAGCGTTAAAAGAGGAAATTGAAGCTGAGATCGCAACTCTTCCTGTTGAGAAGCGACGTTTGGTAACTGCTCACGATGCTTTTTCATATTTTGGACGAGCGTATCAATTTGATGTCGTTGGTTTACAAGGTTTGTCTACAGCGACCGAAGCTGGGGTGCAGGATGTTCAGAAAACAGCTGCTTACATTATCGATCATAAAGTAAAAGCAGTCTTTATAGAAAGCTCGGTTCCGAAACGCACAGTAGAAGCTCTGCAAGCCGCAGTCAATTCCAAAAACCATAATGTAGTGATTGGTGGAACTTTGTTTTCTGATGCTTTGGGAAATCCAGGTACGCCAGAAGGAACTTATATCGGCATGTTTAAATTTAATGTTCACACTATCGTTAATTCGCTTAAATAA
- a CDS encoding YeeE/YedE family protein has translation MEWIYEPWPWYVAGPMIALTMFLLLYMGKHFGMSSNLRTMCAVGGAGKISTFFQFDWKKERWNLMVIVGAIIGGFLVSTFMSNNVVEINPEIATQLSEKYGIESANSAYLPTEIFNTENLSNPFILGILLLGGFLVGFGARYAGGCTSGHAISGLSNLQVPSLIAVVGFFVGGLVMIHLLYPFIFGQ, from the coding sequence ATGGAGTGGATTTATGAGCCGTGGCCGTGGTATGTGGCAGGACCGATGATTGCCTTAACGATGTTCCTGTTGCTTTACATGGGAAAACATTTTGGAATGTCGTCGAATTTAAGAACGATGTGCGCAGTTGGTGGAGCTGGAAAAATCTCAACGTTCTTTCAATTTGACTGGAAAAAAGAGCGTTGGAATTTGATGGTTATTGTAGGTGCGATCATTGGCGGATTTTTAGTTTCTACTTTCATGTCGAATAACGTGGTAGAAATCAATCCAGAAATTGCCACTCAACTTTCAGAAAAATACGGAATCGAGAGCGCAAACAGTGCTTATTTACCCACGGAAATATTTAATACCGAAAACCTTTCTAATCCTTTTATCCTTGGAATTTTACTTTTGGGTGGATTCTTAGTTGGTTTCGGTGCCCGATATGCTGGTGGTTGCACTTCAGGTCACGCTATTTCTGGGTTGAGTAATCTACAAGTTCCTTCATTGATTGCTGTTGTGGGCTTTTTTGTTGGAGGCTTGGTGATGATTCATTTATTATATCCTTTTATTTTCGGACAATGA
- a CDS encoding DUF6691 family protein has product MRYLKFLAVGIFFGIVMYKSEAASWFRIYEMFHFASFHMYGIIGSAVIIGIIGVQIIKRKDLKTVENKEMHLSPKNPGIYRYLIGGIIFGLGWALTGACPGPMFVLAGAGFYSILVVIVGSILGTFVYGLLHKKLPH; this is encoded by the coding sequence ATGAGATATTTAAAATTTTTAGCAGTAGGTATATTTTTCGGAATTGTGATGTACAAATCAGAAGCAGCCTCTTGGTTTAGAATCTACGAGATGTTTCATTTTGCTTCTTTTCACATGTATGGAATCATCGGCTCTGCAGTAATTATTGGAATCATCGGTGTTCAAATTATTAAAAGAAAAGATTTGAAAACAGTCGAAAATAAAGAAATGCATTTAAGTCCAAAAAATCCAGGAATCTACAGGTATTTAATCGGCGGTATTATTTTCGGCTTAGGTTGGGCCTTGACAGGAGCATGTCCGGGACCGATGTTTGTTTTGGCAGGTGCAGGATTCTACTCTATTTTAGTCGTGATCGTGGGATCCATTTTGGGAACTTTTGTTTACGGACTTTTACATAAAAAACTACCGCATTAA